From Candidatus Aminicenantes bacterium:
CTGTGGCCGGCATCCCGCGCGAATACCTAAAACGGATGATCTTCAAGCGCATGCCGTAAAGACGTCCGCGCATTCGGGTCTTCAATAACCGCGGCATATCTGCTATAATGGCGTTTCGACAAAAGGATTCCAGGTGAAAACTCATTTGATCATCCCGCCCAGCGGCTACATCGCCCAGCGTTGGCAGGAGCACAACACCATGCCGCCGCTGGGGATATTGTTCATCGCCGCCGTGTTGGAAAAGAACAACCTGCCGGTTCGGGTCACGGCCTCCGACGTGCTGAAGCTGAAGCCGAATAGCATCCTGCAGGCGATCCGCGCATACGACGCCGATGTGATCGGCATGTCGATCACCACCGAGAACCGCTTCGAGATCTTCAACCTGCTGCGGACGATCAAGGCCGAATTTCCGCAAAAACTTCTGACAGTCGGCGGCCCCCACGCCACCATGGCCGGCATGGACATGGTCGCTCACATCCCGGCCATCGATCTGGCCGTGGTCGGCGAAGGCGAGCGCACCATCTTGGAAATTGCCGCCTGGTATGATGCCGGGGCAAACGAGCGCGAGCTGGCCAAGATCAAGGGGATCATCTTCCGCCGCGACGGCCGGGCCTTCTTCACCGGGGCGCGGCCGATGATCGAGGATCTTGACCCCCTCCCCTTCCCGGCCAAGCATCTCATCCCGATGGACAAGTACGATTTCCTCTGGCCGGTGGACGGCCGGCTACTGCGGGCGACCAACATCATCAGTTCGCGCGGCTGCCCCTTCCACTGCAATTTCTGCCCCACCCCCTTCACCTGGGGCCGCCAGGTGCGCGGCTATTCGCCACGACGGGTGGTCGAGGAGATCCGCTGGAACCGCGAGCGCTTCGGCGCCGAGGTGCTGTGGTTTTTCGACGACACCTTCAACTACAACGTCAAGCGCACCGAGGAGCTCTGCCGCCTGATCGTCAGCGAAAAGATGGGCATCCGCTTCGTGGCCGAACTGCGCATCGACATCCTCTCGTACGACCTGCTGGCGCTGATGCGCGACGCCGGCGTGCAGTACATCTCCTTCGGCGTCGAGGCCGGTTCGGAGCGGGTGCGCCGGGACATCATCC
This genomic window contains:
- a CDS encoding radical SAM protein, whose product is MKTHLIIPPSGYIAQRWQEHNTMPPLGILFIAAVLEKNNLPVRVTASDVLKLKPNSILQAIRAYDADVIGMSITTENRFEIFNLLRTIKAEFPQKLLTVGGPHATMAGMDMVAHIPAIDLAVVGEGERTILEIAAWYDAGANERELAKIKGIIFRRDGRAFFTGARPMIEDLDPLPFPAKHLIPMDKYDFLWPVDGRLLRATNIISSRGCPFHCNFCPTPFTWGRQVRGYSPRRVVEEIRWNRERFGAEVLWFFDDTFNYNVKRTEELCRLIVSEKMGIRFVAELRIDILSYDLLALMRDAGVQYISFGVEAGSERVRRDIIHKNISDAQVFQAVEWAQQLGIKATAFFIFSHPTETWAEAQESLKFIDRIRGKADITVSILHIYPGTELEAYAREKKLLPADFSWTRHDRRVETLPAAQGDVPLFREQFTWAQIGELILTWSSGAKKISLWKKIPAVLGSIRSLRDLGKYLSIVWAYFKVKVRRR